Proteins encoded by one window of Lathyrus oleraceus cultivar Zhongwan6 chromosome 1, CAAS_Psat_ZW6_1.0, whole genome shotgun sequence:
- the LOC127102097 gene encoding phosphoenolpyruvate carboxylase 4 — translation MTESQTGKSGFQKLLEPQLPQLPGIAPYRVVLGNVKDKLERSRRRLELLLEDVACDYDPLDYYETADQLLEPLLLCYESLQSYGSGVLADGRLADLIRRVATFGMVLMKLDLRQESGRHADTLDAITTYLDMGTYSEWDEEKKLDFLTRELKGKRPLVPVSIEVPADVKEVLDTFQIAAELGSDSLGAYVISMASSASDVLAVELLQKDARLAATGELGRACPGGTLRVVPLFETVKDLREAGSVIRKLLSIDWYHEHVIKNHNGHQEVMVGYSDSGKDAGRFTAAWELYKAQEDVVAACNDYGIKVTLFHGRGGSIGRGGGPTYLAIQSQPPGSVMGTLRSTEQGEMVEAKFGLPQIAVRQLEIYTTAVLLATLRPPLPPSCGWIHRI, via the exons ATGACAGAATCCCAAACAGGAAAGTCCGGTTTTCAGAAGCTTTTAGAGCCACAGCTTCCTCAACTTCCTGGAATTGCTCCTTATAGAGTTGTCTTGGGAAATGTAAAGGATAAG CTTGAGAGGAGCCGTAGACGGTTAGAACTTCTTCTTGAGGATGTTGCATGTGACTACGATCCTTTGGATTATTATGAAACTGCTGACCAGCTTTTGGAACCTCTGCTTCTCTGCTATGAATCTCTG CAATCATACGGATCCGGGGTGCTAGCTGATGGTCGACTTGCTGATCTCATTCGTAGAGTTGCTACCTTTGGAATGGTTCTAATGAAGCTTGACTTGCGCCAG GAATCAGGGAGACATGCTGACACGCTTGATGCAATCACAACGTATTTGGATATGGGTACTTACAGTGAATGGGATGAAGAAAAGAAATTAGATTTCTTAACTAGAGAGCTGAAAGGGAAGAGGCCACTAGTTCCTGTCAGTATAGAG GTCCCGGCTGATGTTAAAGAAGTCTTGGATACATTCCAAATTGCTGCTGAACTAGGGAGTGATTCACTTGGAGCTTATGTGATCTCTATGGCCTCAAGT GCAAGTGATGTTCTTGCAGTTGAGCTTTTACAAAAGGATGCACGGCTCGCTGCTACTGGAGAGTTGGGAAGAGCATGTCCTGGTGGAAC GTTGCGGGTTGTCCCTCTATTTGAAACCGTGAAGGACCTAAGAGAAGCTGGTTCAGTTATCCGGAAACTTTTATCAATAGACTGGTACCACGAACACGTCATTAAGAATCACAACGGTCATCAAGAG GTTATGGTTGGATATTCTGATTCTGGTAAAGATGCTGGACGCTTCACTGCTGCATGGGAACTTTACAAAGCTCAGGAGGATGTTGTTGCTGCTTGCAATGATTACGGTATTAAAGTTACACTGTTCCATGGCCGTGGAGGCAGTATTGGTCGGGGTGGTGGCCCTACATATCTGGCTATTCAATCCCAGCCACCCGGATCTGTGATG GGCACACTTCGGTCTACTGAGCAGGGAGAAATGGTAGAGGCCAAGTTTGGGTTACCACAGATAGCTGTTAGACAACTTGAAATATACACAACCGCAGTACTACTCGCAACTCTTCGTCCGCCTCTCCCACCAAGTTGTGGTTGGATTCATAGAATCTGA
- the LOC127102103 gene encoding CDP-diacylglycerol--glycerol-3-phosphate 3-phosphatidyltransferase 1, chloroplastic-like: TAAVKPLFLSFSNSFTSRNFHQHKRFRYTSSATKFPISNKPPSFSANLGLSGKALVSTVPPQPEPEQEQEQPQSSKLLTLPTILTLGRVAAVPLLVATFYLDGWQGTVATTTIFIAASVTDWLDGYIARKMNLKSSFGAFLDPVADKLMVAATLVLLCTRPLDVGLFAQAPWLLPIPAIAIIGREVMNAYLTSNACFTNKLFFTSLGTV; this comes from the exons ACCGCCGCCGTCAAACCCCTCTTCCTCTCATTCTCAAACTCCTTCACCTCCAGAAACTTCCACCAACACAAACGCTTCAGATACACCTCCTCCGCAACTAAATTCCCAATTTCCAATAAACCCCCCTCTTTCTCCGCCAATTTGGGGCTTTCTGGAAAAGCCCTAGTTTCTACCGTTCCACCACAGCCAGAACCagaacaagaacaagaacaaccACAATCTTCCAAATTGCTCACTCTACCCACCATTCTCACTCTTGGCCGTGTCGCCGCCGTGCCGCTTCTTGTTGCCA CTTTCTATTTGGATGGTTGGCAAGGAACAGTAGCTACTACCACAATCTTCATTGCTGCTTCTGTTACAGATTGGCTTGATGGTTACATTGCTCGCAAG ATGAATTTAAAATCTTCATTTGGTGCATTCTTAGATCCTGTAGCTGATAAG CTTATGGTTGCTGCCACATTGGTTTTATTATGTACTAGACCTTTGGATGTTGGTTTGTTTGCACAAGCACCCTGGTTACTACCTATACCTGCCATTGCCATCATTGGCAGAGAGGTAATGAATGCTTATCTGACTTCTAATGCATGCTTTACTAATAAGCTCTTCTTTACATCACTGGGAACTGTGTGA